The genomic DNA ATCAACCGCGCAGCTTTCGCGCAACCGCGCGTCGCTCAGAGCGCGCCATACCAGTCGGCGATAGCAGAGCCGATCTCGTGCGGCGAGTCTTCCTGGATGAAATGGATGCCCCTGACGGTCACCTCGCGTTGATTGGGCCAGCGCCGGCAGAACTCGCGCTGCGGGCCGATCAGGATCGCGCCCGGGTCGGCGTTGATGAAAAGCTTTGGCACCGGACTTTGCGAGAGCCATGCGGCGTATTCATCGACCAGCGCGGCGACGTCGGCCGGCTCGCCGTCGAGCGGAATCTGCCGCGGCCATGTTAGCGTCGGGCGGCGCGATTCCCCGGGCTCAAGGAACGGGCGGCGGTAGGCCTCCATCTCGGCGGGTTCGAGCTTGCGGATTACGCTGCCGGGCAGGATCCGTTCGACGAAAGTGTTGCGCTTGAGGATCAGGTCTTCACCGGCAGGCGAGCGCAGCGCCTCGAACAGTGGACGCGCCTGCTGGTTGAATTCGCTCGACTTGAGCGGCCGCACGATCGCTTCCATGTAGGCGATTCCTTTGACCGCGCCGGCATTGCGCCGCGCCCAATGAAAACCCAGCGACGAGCCCCAGTCATGAACCACCAGCGCCACCTTCTGACCGGCGAGGCCGAGCGCGGCGAACCATGCGTCCAGATAGCGGACATGATCGGCCAGACGGTATGAACCATCGGGCGCTTTGCCCGAATCGCCCATCCCGGCAAGGTCCGGCGCGAGGCATCGCGCGTGCGGCGCGAGGTGCGGGATGATGTTGCGCCAGAGGTAGGACGAGGTCGGATTGCCGTGCAGAAAGACGATCGGGTCGCCTTGACCGACGTCGACGTAGGTCATCGCGACGCCGGCGGCGTCGAGACGTTTGCGCGGATGCGGATCGGCGGGCGAAATTGACGCGTTGCTCATCGTTGGGTCCCGATTTTTCGTTGGTGAAGGTTGCTCCCCTCGAGACATACGGCCGGGCCGCGCGCCATGCAAGGTGCGTGAGCTTATGGCCTTGCGCCGCGCGTGGCGCAGGGCCGTTGGCGTGATTCGGTTTGCTCCGCGGGCCTAACGGTTGCACAATTATCGCCTCACGATACCGGAGGACCGATCGAATATGGCCGAGCAGCGCAAGCGCAGCTTCTGGGGATGGGGTTACGAGGATCAGCAGCCTACCGCCGAGCAGTTGAAGAATCTCGCGGAGCGGATGGCGAAACGGTTCGGGCTCGCGCCGCTCAAGATCACGCCGCCGCCGCGCGCGGACGAGCTCAATCTGCGGCCGCCGCGGGTAAAGCCGCCCGACGCGCTCGCCGCCATCTGTTCCGCCAGCACCCACGATCGCGCCGGCCATAGCTACGGACGCAGCTATCGCGACGTGGTGCGCGCGTTTCGCCGCTTCTATCCCAATCCGTTCGACCTCGTCGCCTATCCGCGCGACGAAGCCGAGCTTGGCCGCGTGCTCGAATGGTGCGACCGGGAGCGGCTCGCGGCGGCGCCGTACGGGGGCGGCTCGAGCGTGGTGGGCGGGGTCGAACCGCCTGCGGGCGGCGACTGGCGCGGATCGGTGTCGATCGATCTGACGCGCCTTGACCGCGTGCTCGAAGTCGATCGCGCCTCGCGCGCGGCACGGATCCAGGGCGGCGTGCTCGGTCCCGCGCTCGAGGACCAGTTGCGTCCGCACAACTACACGCTGCGCCACTATCCGCAGTCCTTTGAATTTTCAACGCTCGGGGGATGGATCGCGACGCGTTCGGGCGGTCATTTTGCCACGCTCTACACCCACATAGACGACTTCGTTGAATCGGTCCGCGTACTCACGCCGACCGGCGTAGTTGAATCGCGCCGGCTGCCGGGCTCGGGCGCCGGACCCAGTCCGGACCGCATGTTCATCGGCTCGGAGGGCATCCTCGGCATCATCACCGAGGCCTGGATGCGCCTGCAGGACAGGCCGAAGTTTCGCGCCGGCGCCGCCGTCGCGTTTGCCGATTTCCTCGCCGCGGCCGATGCAGTGCGCGCGGTCGCGCAGGCCGGGCTCTATCCCGCCAACTGCCGGCTGCTCGACGCTGGCGAGGCCGCCAATGCGGGCGCCAATCAGGGCGAGGCCTCGGTGCTGGTGCTGGCCTTCGAGTCGGCCGACCATGAGCTGGGGCCGTGGATGAAGCGCGCGCTCGAAATCTGCGCCGATCTCGGCGGCAAGGTGCCCGAGGGCGCGGGCCGCACGCGCACCGACGCCGAGGCCACGCACGAAGGCGCGGCGGGGGCATGGCGCGAAGCCTTCATCAAGGCGCCGTACTTGCGCAATTCGCTGGCGGCGATGGGAATCATCACCGACACGTTCGAGACCGCCATTACATGGGATCGCTTCCCCGCGTATCACGCCCAATTGATGGAAACAGGAACTGACGCGATCCGGCGCATCTGCGGCCAGGGCACGATGACCTGCCGTTTCACCCACGCCTATCCGGACGGCCCCGCACCTTACTACACGATTCTCGCGCCGGGTAAGCCGGGCAGCGAGATGGAGCAATGGGACGAAATCAAGGCGGCGGTGTCGGAAGTGATCGTGAAGTTCGGCGGCACGATCACGCATCACCACGCGGTCGGCCGCGACCATCGTCCCTGGTACGACCGTCAGCGGCCCGAAGGTTTCGCGCGAGCTCTGAAAGCCGCCAAGCGCGCGCTCGATCCGCACGCGATCATGAATCCCGGCGTCCTGATCGATCCGGAGCGGTGACCCGCCGAAACGGTGACCGGCCGGAGAGTGCGGCGCTCAGTCGTTGTCGAGCCCCAGCGCCTTGCGCGCCGCCGGGCTCATCCGATGAGGGGTCCAGGGCGGATCCCACACCATCTCGACCTTGGCTTCTTCGCATCC from Candidatus Binataceae bacterium includes the following:
- a CDS encoding haloalkane dehalogenase — encoded protein: MSNASISPADPHPRKRLDAAGVAMTYVDVGQGDPIVFLHGNPTSSYLWRNIIPHLAPHARCLAPDLAGMGDSGKAPDGSYRLADHVRYLDAWFAALGLAGQKVALVVHDWGSSLGFHWARRNAGAVKGIAYMEAIVRPLKSSEFNQQARPLFEALRSPAGEDLILKRNTFVERILPGSVIRKLEPAEMEAYRRPFLEPGESRRPTLTWPRQIPLDGEPADVAALVDEYAAWLSQSPVPKLFINADPGAILIGPQREFCRRWPNQREVTVRGIHFIQEDSPHEIGSAIADWYGAL
- a CDS encoding FAD-binding oxidoreductase, yielding MAEQRKRSFWGWGYEDQQPTAEQLKNLAERMAKRFGLAPLKITPPPRADELNLRPPRVKPPDALAAICSASTHDRAGHSYGRSYRDVVRAFRRFYPNPFDLVAYPRDEAELGRVLEWCDRERLAAAPYGGGSSVVGGVEPPAGGDWRGSVSIDLTRLDRVLEVDRASRAARIQGGVLGPALEDQLRPHNYTLRHYPQSFEFSTLGGWIATRSGGHFATLYTHIDDFVESVRVLTPTGVVESRRLPGSGAGPSPDRMFIGSEGILGIITEAWMRLQDRPKFRAGAAVAFADFLAAADAVRAVAQAGLYPANCRLLDAGEAANAGANQGEASVLVLAFESADHELGPWMKRALEICADLGGKVPEGAGRTRTDAEATHEGAAGAWREAFIKAPYLRNSLAAMGIITDTFETAITWDRFPAYHAQLMETGTDAIRRICGQGTMTCRFTHAYPDGPAPYYTILAPGKPGSEMEQWDEIKAAVSEVIVKFGGTITHHHAVGRDHRPWYDRQRPEGFARALKAAKRALDPHAIMNPGVLIDPER